The following coding sequences are from one Streptomyces sp. ITFR-21 window:
- the tap gene encoding telomere-associated protein Tap — MDKAVESLLTQLPDEGPVPPLPPVPERARLREEWGWTKSQLGEALGVARETVWTWEKEPPRSPRGKTGQLYARLLAHFAAQLTVRAALATPSPAVSGAVPVEGNAAPQDEDAGGAALALSAALPLPAAETEFDVPGSWDELPEGVVGPCVRCGGSTPYLVDGLPRHLYLEAAARAGAPRCGTRPVPQPASVPEAPAAALPVPSQPDDREAAPPEPATAPEPPEPDSTSEPAVPQPQAPAAASPRAEAPARRPAAAPAAASRRKPAKKPAVKTVAPEHADGPIAVLDIQDAALTAYLVDGRAVPCPARTIQALATWALDKNRIRLGAGKLHDNGFDQDPLLILTASAVAYFDLPAHLEDQEGLRLPADHKIVKQLTRGGWELTKSGFGPWPRIFKRLDGRRYCVQLAVVPWRALETRAWGDTEHLSAKQLARLLGSYADLVITPRGTVAVSGEELMTALRPPTKAVWNAQENRYVSGKVPGTLHTVVEPAPCEAPDEHPLVAADYPDEGTRPAGEALDEEACIWVRPVDLVTGEERARSHVVALDVTMAFLAACRRLHVGTGPAVHRPRNPDFDPDLPGSWYLDLSHVEIDPRMPNPFTSSGLRPEGPAWYATPTVEYAVELGAHVRPLEAWVREVHSPYLQPWYERLRAAYLTTMAGLGVTADLGDEEFLAAMAAHKDGDPALVTLLNAIKSTAKSGIGKLRQRPNLGLDYIFGEPWPALSRKTWRPDIRAMILSKARTNMHRKMWHLATTANLWPLAVNTDCVVYPCDGLSPIPVLLGPDGQPVRGGFRIGINPGSVKHQGSQTMEWAVDLLTDGVNIANEIKDASL, encoded by the coding sequence GTGGACAAGGCTGTGGAGTCCCTGCTCACGCAGCTCCCCGACGAGGGCCCGGTTCCGCCGCTTCCGCCCGTGCCGGAACGGGCGCGGCTGCGCGAGGAGTGGGGCTGGACCAAGAGCCAGCTCGGCGAGGCCCTGGGGGTCGCCCGGGAAACGGTGTGGACCTGGGAGAAGGAGCCTCCCCGCTCCCCACGCGGCAAGACCGGACAGCTCTACGCCCGGCTGCTGGCCCACTTCGCTGCCCAACTCACCGTGCGGGCGGCCCTGGCCACCCCTTCGCCCGCGGTCTCCGGTGCCGTCCCCGTGGAAGGGAATGCCGCTCCTCAGGACGAGGATGCCGGGGGCGCCGCGCTCGCGCTTTCCGCAGCGCTCCCGCTGCCGGCCGCCGAGACGGAATTCGACGTACCCGGCTCATGGGACGAACTGCCCGAAGGAGTCGTCGGGCCGTGCGTCCGCTGCGGAGGCAGCACCCCGTACCTCGTTGACGGACTGCCCCGCCATCTCTATCTGGAAGCCGCGGCACGCGCCGGCGCGCCGCGCTGCGGCACCCGCCCCGTCCCCCAACCCGCTTCTGTCCCCGAAGCACCCGCCGCCGCCCTGCCCGTGCCCTCACAGCCGGACGACCGTGAGGCTGCGCCGCCCGAGCCGGCAACGGCCCCCGAACCGCCGGAGCCGGACAGCACTTCTGAACCGGCCGTGCCCCAGCCGCAGGCACCGGCCGCCGCGTCGCCCCGGGCGGAAGCGCCCGCGCGCCGGCCGGCAGCAGCCCCGGCTGCGGCATCACGCCGCAAGCCCGCCAAGAAGCCGGCCGTCAAGACGGTGGCGCCCGAGCACGCTGACGGCCCGATCGCCGTCCTGGACATCCAGGACGCCGCTCTGACCGCCTACCTGGTCGACGGCCGCGCTGTACCGTGCCCGGCCAGGACGATCCAGGCCCTGGCCACGTGGGCCCTGGACAAGAATCGGATCCGGCTCGGCGCCGGCAAACTCCACGACAACGGCTTCGACCAGGACCCGCTGCTCATCCTCACCGCCTCCGCAGTGGCCTACTTCGACCTGCCCGCCCACCTGGAGGACCAGGAAGGGCTCCGCCTCCCCGCCGACCACAAGATCGTCAAGCAGCTCACGCGCGGCGGGTGGGAACTGACCAAGAGCGGGTTCGGCCCCTGGCCGCGGATCTTCAAGCGCCTCGACGGCCGCCGCTACTGCGTCCAACTCGCCGTCGTTCCCTGGCGCGCCCTGGAGACCCGCGCCTGGGGAGACACCGAGCACCTGTCTGCCAAGCAGCTCGCCCGGCTCCTCGGCTCCTACGCCGACCTGGTCATCACCCCGCGTGGCACCGTGGCCGTCAGCGGCGAAGAACTCATGACCGCCCTGCGCCCGCCCACCAAGGCCGTGTGGAACGCGCAGGAGAACAGGTACGTCTCCGGGAAGGTCCCCGGCACGCTCCACACCGTCGTCGAACCTGCCCCGTGCGAGGCGCCCGACGAGCACCCGCTGGTCGCCGCCGACTACCCCGACGAGGGCACCCGCCCCGCCGGCGAGGCACTGGACGAGGAGGCGTGCATCTGGGTCCGGCCCGTCGACCTGGTCACCGGCGAAGAGCGGGCCCGGTCCCACGTCGTCGCCCTGGACGTGACCATGGCCTTCCTCGCAGCCTGCCGCCGCCTTCACGTCGGCACCGGTCCCGCCGTCCACCGCCCCCGCAACCCCGACTTCGACCCCGATCTCCCCGGCTCGTGGTACTTGGACCTCTCGCACGTCGAGATCGACCCCCGCATGCCCAACCCCTTCACCTCCAGCGGCCTCAGGCCCGAAGGCCCTGCCTGGTACGCCACCCCCACCGTCGAGTACGCCGTCGAACTCGGCGCTCACGTCCGCCCGCTGGAAGCCTGGGTCCGCGAGGTGCACAGCCCCTACCTCCAGCCTTGGTACGAACGGCTGCGCGCCGCGTACCTGACGACGATGGCCGGCCTTGGCGTCACCGCCGATCTCGGCGACGAAGAGTTCCTTGCTGCCATGGCCGCCCACAAGGACGGCGACCCCGCCCTGGTGACCTTGCTGAACGCGATCAAGTCCACCGCCAAGTCCGGCATCGGCAAGCTGCGCCAGCGCCCCAACCTCGGCCTCGACTACATCTTCGGCGAGCCGTGGCCGGCCCTGTCCCGCAAGACCTGGCGCCCCGACATCCGCGCGATGATCCTCTCCAAGGCCCGCACCAACATGCACCGCAAGATGTGGCACCTCGCCACCACCGCGAACCTCTGGCCGCTCGCCGTCAACACCGACTGCGTCGTCTACCCCTGCGACGGCCTCTCCCCGATCCCGGTGCTGCTCGGTCCCGACGGACAGCCCGTACGCGGAGGCTTCCGGATCGGCATCAATCCCGGCTCCGTCAAGCACCAGGGCTCCCAGACCATGGAGTGGGCCGTGGACCTGCTCACCGATGGCGTGAACATCGCCAACGAGATCAAGGACGCCAGCCTGTAG
- a CDS encoding DUF6354 family protein: MSDSSSPTGTTGTDGVRVRQLWQDMAPDMVARERMLRVAEIGDTHADCVVEHDTQGTAGRTARIALRRFAGSAFRLVEEAVDDADQIAHAQFLKAMAEVQGANPLPAAYAAAALRVHKDLLREANSEPN; the protein is encoded by the coding sequence GTGAGCGACAGCTCTTCTCCCACCGGTACGACGGGGACAGACGGAGTCCGCGTGCGGCAGCTCTGGCAGGACATGGCACCGGACATGGTTGCCCGCGAGCGGATGCTGCGCGTGGCTGAGATCGGCGACACGCACGCCGACTGCGTGGTCGAGCACGACACCCAGGGGACCGCCGGCCGCACGGCCCGCATCGCGCTGCGCCGCTTCGCCGGCAGCGCCTTCCGCCTCGTCGAGGAGGCCGTCGACGACGCGGACCAGATCGCCCACGCGCAGTTCCTGAAGGCAATGGCCGAGGTGCAGGGCGCGAACCCCTTGCCGGCCGCCTACGCCGCCGCGGCCCTGAGGGTGCACAAGGATCTGCTCCGCGAGGCCAACAGCGAACCGAACTGA
- a CDS encoding ATP-grasp domain-containing protein, with the protein MQVVIVDGYSTGAALARRLAGAGVECVHVRSRPDVRPFLLRTFRPQDYVRDLGFTEDVTTLAHRLNGHHLARVVAGTESGVLLAETLSRTLGLPTNVPHLLPARRDKALMAEAVSAAGLAAPHSTVVTTARAAADWFAASGLTEAVVKPLASAGTDGVTFCASPEQAARAGHAILSAPNAFGEPNRAVLVQERVHGTEYYITTVSAAGVHHTAEIWRYTKRVGPAATPVYDFEEPVAPASAEGRLLTAFVGKVLDALGITETPAHTEVMLTSRGPVLIETGARLGGATAPDVVDAYLGLSQTTLAVTALTDPQSLHSHAAVSGGRPLRCVQFVNHHRGCASAEALTKIAELPSVVFAARAADPGTVLEPTTDLLTSPGYAYLAAPSLTELTRDYETLRAWEHEGIYTR; encoded by the coding sequence ATGCAGGTCGTGATCGTCGACGGGTACTCCACCGGTGCCGCCCTTGCCCGGCGTCTTGCCGGAGCGGGCGTCGAGTGCGTCCACGTGCGAAGCCGCCCGGACGTGCGGCCCTTCCTCCTGCGGACGTTCCGCCCGCAGGACTACGTGCGCGATCTGGGCTTCACCGAGGACGTGACGACTCTGGCGCACCGGCTCAACGGCCATCACCTCGCGCGCGTTGTGGCCGGCACGGAGTCCGGCGTCCTCCTGGCGGAGACGCTCTCGCGCACCCTGGGCCTGCCCACGAACGTGCCCCACCTGTTGCCGGCGCGCCGGGACAAGGCCCTGATGGCCGAGGCCGTCAGCGCCGCGGGCCTGGCGGCTCCGCACAGCACCGTGGTGACAACCGCCCGCGCGGCAGCGGACTGGTTCGCAGCGTCGGGCCTGACGGAAGCCGTCGTCAAACCCCTCGCCAGCGCGGGCACCGACGGGGTGACGTTCTGCGCCTCGCCGGAACAAGCCGCCCGAGCCGGCCACGCGATCCTCAGCGCACCCAACGCCTTCGGCGAACCCAACCGTGCCGTGCTCGTCCAAGAACGCGTGCACGGAACCGAGTACTACATCACCACGGTCTCGGCGGCCGGCGTCCACCACACGGCGGAGATCTGGCGCTACACCAAGCGGGTGGGCCCGGCGGCCACGCCCGTCTACGACTTCGAGGAGCCCGTCGCCCCCGCGAGCGCCGAAGGGCGGCTGCTCACCGCCTTCGTGGGGAAGGTGCTCGATGCCCTCGGCATCACCGAGACACCGGCGCACACCGAGGTCATGCTCACCTCCCGGGGCCCGGTATTGATCGAGACGGGCGCCCGCCTGGGCGGAGCTACCGCGCCGGATGTGGTGGACGCCTACCTGGGCCTGTCCCAGACCACGCTGGCGGTCACCGCCTTGACCGATCCGCAGTCGCTGCACAGCCACGCCGCCGTCTCCGGCGGTCGGCCGCTGCGCTGCGTCCAGTTCGTCAACCACCACCGGGGATGCGCCAGCGCCGAGGCCCTCACCAAGATCGCGGAACTGCCGAGCGTCGTATTCGCCGCCCGGGCCGCCGACCCCGGCACGGTCCTGGAGCCGACCACCGACCTGCTGACCTCGCCGGGCTACGCCTACCTCGCCGCCCCCAGCCTCACCGAACTGACCCGGGACTACGAAACCCTGCGTGCCTGGGAGCACGAGGGCATCTACACCAGGTGA
- a CDS encoding MFS transporter: protein MTVTAAQPAATLSSSSAPSARTIITALLATTLLIKACGFAYDFLGYYIGDAHGTTAAGAALTVFGIGWCVGQLASGAVTDRLGARTACSIGLLLAAAACAGLAAAGTLRALLLLAFCLGCTMDVSRPALSAEINERVTSEGARTRAQGWMYWVSNVGVSLSGGVGGYLAHEHGYQALFVANAVACVAAAVFARRVLSGRPAARDGQEVRSYRKLLADVSLRWMVTASIATMVCAYGLVSVLPLVMNADGLPPSAYGTAMIANTVAVLVISPPLTRVLVGRDDRVRFAVAPVLAAGSLVLGAAMGLAALQHTTLGYSVAAVATVPGEVCYCVAIGAYLATAAPPGAIGRYQAALSGAGAIASLTPLGIAIALNTGGRPLVAGLLAASAAVAALACLPLSRSLRISA, encoded by the coding sequence ATGACGGTCACCGCCGCGCAACCCGCGGCCACACTTTCTTCCTCCTCCGCGCCGTCCGCCCGGACGATCATCACCGCGCTCCTGGCCACCACTCTCCTGATCAAGGCATGCGGGTTCGCCTACGACTTCCTGGGCTACTACATCGGTGACGCCCACGGCACGACGGCGGCCGGCGCCGCACTGACGGTGTTCGGCATCGGCTGGTGCGTCGGGCAGCTGGCCAGCGGTGCGGTCACCGACCGGCTGGGAGCCAGGACGGCCTGCTCGATCGGTCTGCTGCTCGCCGCGGCCGCCTGCGCCGGCCTGGCCGCCGCCGGCACCCTGCGGGCGCTGCTGCTGCTCGCGTTCTGCCTCGGCTGCACGATGGACGTGTCGCGGCCCGCCCTGTCCGCGGAGATCAACGAGCGGGTGACGAGCGAGGGCGCCCGTACCCGTGCCCAGGGCTGGATGTACTGGGTGTCGAACGTGGGCGTCTCCCTCAGCGGCGGCGTGGGCGGCTATCTGGCCCACGAGCACGGCTACCAGGCGCTGTTCGTCGCCAACGCCGTCGCCTGCGTGGCGGCGGCCGTGTTCGCACGCCGCGTCCTGAGCGGCCGCCCCGCAGCCCGCGACGGACAAGAAGTGCGCTCTTACCGGAAATTGCTGGCCGACGTCTCCCTGCGGTGGATGGTCACCGCCTCGATCGCCACGATGGTGTGCGCCTACGGCCTGGTCAGCGTGCTCCCGCTGGTGATGAACGCCGACGGCCTCCCCCCGTCCGCGTACGGCACCGCCATGATCGCCAACACCGTCGCCGTGCTGGTGATCAGCCCTCCTCTGACCCGCGTTCTCGTCGGCCGGGACGACCGCGTCCGCTTCGCCGTAGCCCCGGTGCTCGCGGCCGGGAGCCTGGTCCTGGGGGCCGCCATGGGTCTGGCGGCCCTTCAGCACACCACGCTCGGCTACTCCGTTGCAGCCGTGGCCACGGTCCCCGGAGAGGTCTGCTACTGCGTCGCGATCGGTGCCTACCTCGCGACGGCCGCCCCGCCCGGCGCGATCGGCCGCTACCAGGCGGCACTGAGCGGAGCGGGCGCCATCGCCTCACTCACCCCGCTCGGGATCGCCATTGCCCTCAACACCGGCGGCCGTCCCCTGGTCGCGGGTCTGCTCGCGGCCAGCGCAGCCGTCGCCGCCCTCGCGTGCCTGCCGCTGTCCCGCTCCCTGCGCATCTCAGCCTGA